Proteins encoded by one window of Arachis hypogaea cultivar Tifrunner chromosome 1, arahy.Tifrunner.gnm2.J5K5, whole genome shotgun sequence:
- the LOC112805858 gene encoding cysteine-rich receptor-like protein kinase 1: MPEFKPCITCLFLIVSSLLLLSPNVASSSDENNSADEVFIQCGTDEYADLGPTKFTRTFMALMDTVSVKIKEQGWSAESIINPVAPIFALAECRNDLNNSNCYKCFNHAREYLSQCLPKVAGRVYMDGCFLRYDNYGFFNEVLDKKYDHSVCIKSSWMEKMEYNSTDSNNSNATDPAGFREKVGKAVTNVTETAATSVHKFAVNGDNKDVFALAQCWHTLDREGCERCLKRAERKLSECIIVNDEGKSMLAGCFLKYSTRKFYGEEFDENGVKNNYDNSYNKVIIVSLSSAVAVTLIIITGVMVKKKKAPICTVGMDRSKRFEYVAGYTFKYELLEKATNYFDPACKLGQGGAGSVFKGTLPQGKTVAVKRLFFTTRQWTDGFFNEVNSITGITHKNVVKLLGCSIEGPESLLVYEFVPNGSLEQILFGRDSTTFLTWKQRFNIICGVAEALAYLHGGTESKIIHRDIKSGNILLDENLDPKIADFGLARFVTENRSHVTTGIAGTLGYMAPEYLLQGQLTEKADVYAFGVVVAEVVCGKKNSVYTQGSTSVLHCIWKNYKAQNITASVDPALNGQFVEEEASNALKAALLCTQSSVSLRPSMSQVLQILTDKDFVVPSPRQRPFLNCTMLSLDDRTQATSTFTLTPETSPNGPATTSARSSFHTTTDSFSSNTHAINIAVPSDPRENNNNDNNNNK; this comes from the exons ATGCCAGAATTTAAACCCTGCATCACATGCTTGTTCTTGATCGTGTCCTCGCTATTATTATTATCCCCAAATGTGGCTTCTTCCTCCGATGAGAATAACTCAGCGGATGAAGTCTTTATCCAGTGTGGGACCGACGAATACGCAGACTTGGGCCCCACCAAGTTCACCCGTACGTTCATGGCTCTTATGGACACGGTTTCAGTTAAGATCAAAGAGCAAGGCTGGAGCGCTGAATCGATTATCAACCCAGTTGCCCCGATTTTCGCACTAG CGGAATGCCGCAACGACCTCAACAATAGCAATTGCTACAAATGCTTCAACCACGCCAGGGAATATTTGTCGCAGTGCTTGCCAAAGGTAGCGGGGAGAGTTTACATGGACGGTTGCTTCCTTCGCTATGATAACTATGGTTTCTTCAACGAGGTATTAGACAAGAAGTACGACCATAGTGTTTGCATAAAGTCTTCCTGGATGGAGAAGATGGAGTATAATAGCACCGATAGTAATAATAGCAATGCAACGGACCCCGCTGGGTTCAGGGAAAAGGTTGGGAAGGCTGTAACGAACGTGACGGAGACGGCAGCCACGTCTGTTCATAAATTCGCAGTGAATGGGGATAACAAGGACGTGTTTGCGCTGGCGCAGTGTTGGCACACCTTGGACAGAGAAGGGTGTGAGAGGTGCTTGAAAAGAGCAGAGAGGAAATTGAGTGAGTGCATTATTGTTAATGATGAAGGTAAGAGCATGCTTGCCGGTTGTTTCTTGAAGTATTCCACTCGCAAATTCTACGGTGAAGAATTCGATGAGAACGGAGTCAAGAACAACTACG ACAATTCTTATAACAAGGTGATCATTGTGTCTCTATCATCAGCGGTTGCTGTGACTTTGATTATTATCACAGGTGTGATGGTTAAGAAAAAGAAAGCACCGATTTGTACAGTAG GAATGGACCGTAGCAAGAGGTTTGAGTACGTGGCTGGATACACTTTTAAATATGAGTTGCTTGAAAAGGCGACCAATTATTTTGATCCTGCATGCAAACTAGGGCAGGGTGGAGCTGGTTCTGTGTTCAAAGGAACGCTACCTCAAGGAAAGACTGTGGCCGTGAAACGACTGTTTTTCACGACGCGACAGTGGACGGATGGGTTCTTCAATGAGGTTAATTCAATAACAGGGATTACCCACAAGAATGTGGTGAAACTTTTAGGGTGCAGTATTGAAGGCCCGGAAAGCCTCTTGGTTTATGAATTTGTGCCAAATGGGAGTCTTGAGCAAATACTTTTTGGTAGAGACTCAACAACTTTTTTGACCTGGAAGCAACGTTTTAATATCATATGTGGTGTAGCTGAGGCCCTAGCATACCTTCATGGAGGTACTGAATCAAAGATTATTCACAGAGACATTAAGTCCGGGAACATTCTGCTTGATGAGAATCTTGATCCGAAAATTGCTGATTTTGGTCTTGCTCGCTTTGTTACGGAAAATAGAAGTCATGTTACCACAGGAATTGCTGGAACATT GGGATATATGGCTCCTGAATATCTTCTTCAAGGACAACTAACAGAAAAAGCAGATGTCTATGCCTTTGGTGTGGTTGTTGCTGAAGTTgtatgtggcaagaaaaacagtGTTTATACCCAGGGCTCAACTTCAGTACTCCATTGT ATTTGGAAGAATTACAAGGCACAGAACATCACGGCATCAGTTGATCCTGCACTGAATGGTCAATTTGTAGAAGAAGAGGCATCAAATGCCCTCAAAGCTGCCCTTCTTTGCACACAGTCCTCTGTTTCTCTTAGACCATCCATGTCTCAAGTGCTTCAGATCCTAACCGATAAAGACTTTGTTGTTCCCTCCCCAAGGCAACGGCCATTCCTAAATTGCACTATGCTGAGCCTAGATGACCGAACACAAGCTACCTCCACCTTCACCCTGACTCCTGAAACTTCACCAAATGGCCCCGCCACCACTAGTGCAAGATCCTCTTTCCATACCACCACAGATTCATTTAGTTCAAATACACATGCAATTAATATTGCAGTACCTTCTGATCCAAGGGAGAATAATAataacgataataataataataaataa
- the LOC112805849 gene encoding uncharacterized protein — translation MSKLFHTVYLLIIFSACLTPLNNANSCRSYCGNITIDYPFALQHGCGHPGFRDLLFCINDVLMLHISSGSYKVLNIDYAYQALTLHDPHISTCDTIVLGNKGNGFALEPWRAPYMNPAPDNVFMLIGCSPRSPLFQGFPGKHLPCRNVSGMSCEEYYGCPAWDGLGHNKWAREEFFGSGPPECCAVPYETIKGINLTKLECEGYSSAYSVAPLRVDGPSEWSYGIRVRYSLQGNDEFCGACEATGGTCGYGEDAIRQVCMCGKVNSSSNCDSVGFSSGTRPMAMKVSAVAGLLTYMLLWITINQI, via the exons ATGTCCAAATTGTTCCATACCGTCTATCTACTTATTATCTTCTCAGCGTGTTTGACCCCTCTGAATAACGCAAACTCGTGCCGTTCATACTGCGGAAACATAACCATAGACTACCCGTTCGCTCTCCAACACGGTTGTGGCCACCCGGGTTTCCGGGACCTTCTCTTCTGCATCAACGACGTTCTCATGCTCCATATATCATCCGGCTCCTACAAGGTCCTCAACATCGACTACGCTTACCAGGCTCTCACTCTTCACGACCCACACATCTCAACTTGTGACACCATTGTCCTTGGCAACAAGGGAAATGGCTTCGCCCTCGAACCATGGCGCGCACCTTACATGAACCCTGCACCAGACAACGTCTTCATGCTCATTG GTTGTTCTCCCCGATCACCATTGTTCCAAGGTTTCCCGGGAAAGCACTTGCCATGCCGAAACGTTTCAGGGATGAGCTGCGAAGAGTATTACGGGTGCCCGGCGTGGGATGGTTTGGGCCACAATAAGTGGGCCCGAGAGGAGTTCTTTGGGTCAGGCCCACCGGAGTGCTGTGCAGTTCCGTACGAGACAATCAAGGGGATCAATTTGACAAAGCTGGAGTGTGAAGGGTACAGCAGTGCTTATAGTGTGGCACCATTGAGGGTTGATGGGCCTAGCGAGTGGTCCTATGGGATCAGAGTGAGGTATTCGCTGCAAGGGAATGATGAGTTCTGTGGGGCCTGTGAGGCTACGGGTGGGACCTGTGGCTACGGTGAGGATGCGATTAGGCAGGTTTGTATGTGTGGGAAAGTTAATTCATCCTCCAATTGCGATTCAG ttGGCTTTTCATCGGGAACAAGGCCTATGGCGATGAAAGTGTCGGCAG TGGCAGGATTGTTGACGTACATGCTGCTATGGATAACAATAAACCAGATTTAA